From a region of the Candidatus Acidiferrales bacterium genome:
- a CDS encoding glycosyltransferase family 2 protein, with the protein MKTTNTNHEARPSRASGAIREAPGLRRLQLAITRVLIVLAMLVTVRYFYWRALHTMNPAAKWFFYLFLGAEVLNFLEAALFYFTTWKPAHHTAPPPLLNRSVDVFIATYNEPVSILRDTVVCAVSMRYPHKTYILDDGNRPEVRDLARQFGCGYIGRSERRHAKAGNLNNALKFTDGEFIVTLDADHVPTPELVDQLIGFFADPKVSIVQTSQDFYNMDSFQHVTDWRTWFGWQQQELFFSVIQPGKDGYDAAFYCGSPAIIRRKALEDVGGFATETITEDMHTGLRLQKKGWRVLYYNRTLARGLAPQTFTGFATQWLRWGRGAMQVLRRESPLFSKGLSFGQRVCYFASFYFYWMSYQKLIYVLTPIFCLLSGIFPLVAEPLLFVLYFGPYFILNILATVALQRGLRSFLLSEQFNLMKMHVLMKTIVGLFRREGEFSVTPKSRSGAPRWTEVWPQLAILMALGIALVVGAMRLGRAEPGYAFWALVVNLFWALFYLLLSAPVVWRAMVRKELRGSYRFPSRLDVPVRFDAVASNSVQVNGLAYARNLNRFGFSITRENAIPVETLLDIQLTIPGRSIRALGKVMWNEEYKFEGRTRVANGIRFEHIDPLDQDEISKYLFWEVAPRHGSLLRLTQATQTEELGA; encoded by the coding sequence ATGAAAACCACCAACACGAACCACGAAGCGCGGCCCTCGCGAGCTTCAGGAGCGATCCGAGAGGCTCCCGGGCTGCGTCGCCTGCAACTGGCCATAACCCGCGTGCTGATCGTTTTGGCGATGCTCGTCACCGTGCGGTATTTCTACTGGCGCGCTCTCCACACCATGAACCCGGCCGCCAAGTGGTTCTTCTATCTGTTCCTCGGCGCCGAGGTTTTGAACTTTCTGGAAGCAGCTCTGTTCTATTTCACGACGTGGAAACCGGCGCACCATACTGCGCCGCCGCCACTCCTCAATCGCTCGGTGGACGTTTTTATCGCCACCTACAATGAGCCGGTCAGCATTCTGCGAGACACGGTGGTTTGTGCCGTGAGCATGCGCTATCCGCACAAGACCTACATCCTGGACGATGGCAACCGGCCCGAGGTGCGCGACTTGGCGCGCCAGTTTGGCTGCGGCTATATCGGTCGCAGCGAGCGGCGTCACGCCAAGGCCGGCAATTTGAACAACGCGCTCAAGTTTACCGACGGCGAGTTCATTGTCACCCTGGATGCCGACCACGTTCCGACGCCCGAGTTGGTTGACCAGCTCATCGGTTTCTTCGCCGATCCGAAGGTCAGCATCGTGCAAACCAGTCAGGACTTCTACAACATGGATTCTTTCCAGCACGTCACCGATTGGCGGACGTGGTTTGGATGGCAGCAGCAGGAACTCTTCTTCAGCGTGATTCAGCCCGGCAAAGACGGTTATGACGCCGCCTTCTATTGCGGTAGTCCGGCTATCATCCGGCGCAAAGCGCTCGAGGATGTCGGCGGCTTTGCCACCGAGACCATCACCGAGGACATGCACACCGGCCTGCGGCTTCAGAAGAAGGGCTGGCGGGTCCTCTATTACAACCGCACGCTGGCCCGCGGTCTTGCCCCGCAGACCTTCACCGGTTTTGCCACGCAATGGCTGCGCTGGGGCCGCGGCGCGATGCAAGTTCTCCGGCGCGAAAGCCCGCTCTTCAGCAAGGGCCTGAGCTTCGGACAACGAGTTTGCTACTTTGCTTCCTTCTATTTTTATTGGATGAGCTATCAAAAGCTCATCTACGTTCTGACACCGATTTTCTGTCTGCTGAGCGGGATTTTCCCGCTGGTCGCTGAGCCCTTACTCTTTGTGCTTTACTTCGGCCCCTACTTCATCTTGAACATACTGGCCACGGTCGCGCTGCAGCGCGGGCTGCGCAGCTTCTTGCTGAGCGAACAGTTCAACCTGATGAAGATGCACGTGCTGATGAAGACCATCGTGGGATTGTTCCGGCGCGAAGGCGAATTTTCCGTCACCCCAAAGTCCCGCTCGGGCGCGCCACGCTGGACGGAAGTTTGGCCGCAACTGGCCATCCTGATGGCGCTCGGCATCGCGCTGGTTGTCGGCGCCATGCGGCTCGGCCGCGCGGAGCCCGGTTACGCCTTCTGGGCTCTGGTGGTGAACCTCTTCTGGGCGCTCTTCTACCTGCTGCTGTCGGCGCCGGTGGTTTGGCGGGCGATGGTGAGGAAGGAATTGCGCGGCAGCTATCGCTTCCCCAGCCGGCTGGATGTGCCGGTCCGTTTTGATGCGGTTGCCTCCAACAGCGTCCAGGTGAACGGCCTGGCTTACGCGCGTAATCTCAATCGCTTCGGCTTTTCCATCACGCGTGAGAACGCCATCCCTGTGGAGACCCTGCTTGACATCCAACTGACCATCCCCGGCCGCTCCATCCGAGCCCTCGGCAAGGTGATGTGGAACGAGGAGTACAAATTTGAAGGTCGCACGCGTGTCGCCAATGGCATTCGCTTTGAGCACATTGATCCGCTTGACCAGGACGAGATATCGAAGTATTTGTTCTGGGAAGTGGCGCCGCGACACGGCAGCCTGCTGCGCTTGACGCAGGCCACCCAGACTGAGGAGCTAGGCGCATGA